In the Rhodothermaceae bacterium genome, one interval contains:
- the rsmD gene encoding 16S rRNA (guanine(966)-N(2))-methyltransferase RsmD — MRIIAGSLRGRKLARPKDLKTRPTTDRVREALYALIEARISLRDARLLDLFSGTGALALEGLSRGAHHAILVESDRKAVNASQKNAEQLNLTSKCHFLCADAVIYLKQYRGTLLDLILADPPYELEAMNDLPDLALPCLRSGGLFVVEHDTRTRFTGHPSLNTSRGYGRTHVSIFQA; from the coding sequence ATGCGTATCATTGCCGGCAGTCTGCGCGGCCGTAAATTGGCCCGACCAAAAGACCTGAAAACGCGCCCGACCACGGATCGGGTACGCGAGGCATTGTATGCTTTGATTGAGGCTAGAATTTCGTTAAGAGATGCCCGACTGCTTGACCTGTTTTCCGGCACGGGTGCTCTCGCACTGGAAGGACTCAGCCGTGGTGCGCACCATGCGATTCTCGTAGAATCGGACCGCAAAGCCGTCAATGCCTCACAGAAAAATGCTGAGCAGCTGAACTTAACCTCGAAATGTCATTTTTTATGTGCGGATGCCGTAATCTACCTGAAACAGTATCGCGGAACTCTATTGGATCTCATCCTTGCCGATCCCCCATATGAACTTGAAGCAATGAATGATCTCCCGGATCTTGCACTTCCTTGTTTGCGCTCTGGAGGACTATTTGTGGTTGAACACGATACACGAACCCGATTTACCGGGCATCCTTCTCTGAACACCAGCCGCGGCTACGGTCGCACGCATGTAAGCATATTCCAGGCGTAA
- the coaD gene encoding pantetheine-phosphate adenylyltransferase — protein sequence MKLAVYPGTFDPFTLGHLDIAERALRVFDRLVITVAIHAEKSTLLPPEVRIDLIQRATTHLDGIQVMSFDGLIAKHAKNLGACALVRGLRTSRDFDYESQMAHTNRRMVPELDTVFFHTSAAHALTSSSLVRDILRWNGDIRPFVPAVIAEELMKK from the coding sequence ATGAAACTGGCTGTCTATCCCGGCACATTTGATCCCTTCACACTTGGTCATCTGGATATTGCAGAGCGTGCACTTCGTGTATTTGACCGACTTGTGATCACGGTCGCCATCCATGCAGAGAAGTCAACGCTCCTGCCCCCAGAAGTGCGTATTGATCTGATTCAGCGAGCTACCACTCATTTAGATGGCATCCAGGTCATGAGCTTCGACGGCCTGATTGCCAAGCACGCAAAAAATTTGGGGGCCTGTGCACTGGTTAGGGGGCTGCGTACTTCCCGGGACTTTGACTACGAGTCACAGATGGCGCACACAAATCGCAGGATGGTCCCGGAACTTGACACGGTATTTTTCCATACTTCTGCGGCCCATGCTCTGACGAGTTCCTCTCTGGTTCGCGATATCCTGCGATGGAATGGAGATATTCGCCCCTTTGTACCTGCGGTGATTGCAGAGGAACTCATGAAAAAATGA
- a CDS encoding ABC transporter substrate-binding protein: MNYPNKSVAFSLLVALLATGCSTETPRSITAVSWGGSYGQAVNEAVNIPFAEEMGINVEVEDYNGGLAQIRAQVEIGNIHWDVVDLEFADAVRGCDEGLLEPIDIDILPPGPDGTPAIEDFAAESLTECGVGNLYWSSVYAYSEATIPGPKPTTMADFFDLETFPGRRGMRRVPQVNLEWALIADGVPLDQVYATLDTPEGVDRAFAKLETIKDEVIWWEAGAQPPQMLADGEVIMTTAYNGRIFNAQVLEDQPFVIVWDGQMLDVGQIGIVRGTPRLEEALEYVVFATSAESLSRIGRRISYSPVRKSGMPLVTTHVVAGIEMEPHMPASPTNTQRALRYDSAWWVDHQDEMNERFSAWLVR, encoded by the coding sequence ATGAATTATCCCAATAAATCAGTTGCATTTTCGCTCTTGGTCGCCCTGCTGGCTACTGGGTGTAGTACGGAAACTCCTCGCTCCATCACGGCGGTGTCCTGGGGAGGCTCGTATGGACAAGCTGTCAATGAGGCAGTGAACATTCCCTTTGCCGAGGAGATGGGCATCAATGTTGAGGTCGAGGACTACAACGGAGGCCTAGCCCAAATCCGCGCACAGGTGGAAATTGGCAATATTCATTGGGATGTAGTGGATCTGGAATTCGCCGATGCGGTGCGCGGATGCGACGAAGGACTTCTGGAACCAATCGATATCGACATACTGCCGCCCGGCCCTGATGGAACACCGGCTATTGAGGATTTTGCGGCCGAAAGCCTGACCGAGTGTGGTGTAGGCAATCTCTATTGGTCAAGTGTGTATGCTTACAGTGAAGCGACCATTCCTGGTCCCAAGCCCACTACGATGGCTGATTTTTTTGACTTGGAGACCTTCCCCGGTCGTCGGGGAATGAGGCGAGTACCGCAGGTAAATCTTGAATGGGCGTTGATCGCAGACGGTGTACCCCTGGATCAGGTGTACGCCACGTTGGATACCCCCGAGGGAGTTGATCGTGCTTTTGCGAAACTCGAGACGATCAAGGACGAGGTGATCTGGTGGGAAGCAGGTGCCCAGCCGCCACAAATGTTGGCCGACGGGGAAGTGATCATGACCACAGCCTACAACGGCCGCATCTTCAACGCACAGGTGCTTGAAGATCAGCCATTTGTGATTGTATGGGACGGACAGATGCTTGATGTGGGACAGATCGGAATTGTCCGAGGCACTCCACGCCTCGAGGAGGCCCTGGAATATGTTGTCTTCGCAACCAGCGCAGAATCACTGTCGCGGATCGGGAGGCGGATCTCATATTCCCCCGTGCGGAAATCCGGGATGCCACTGGTGACTACTCATGTGGTGGCCGGCATCGAGATGGAACCACACATGCCGGCGAGTCCCACGAATACACAGCGTGCCCTACGTTATGATTCAGCTTGGTGGGTTGACCACCAGGACGAAATGAACGAGCGATTTAGTGCGTGGCTAGTCCGCTGA
- a CDS encoding ABC transporter substrate-binding protein produces MNCPIKSVVFSLLVALLAIGCSTDAPRSITVVSWGGAFAQALTEGANIPFVEETGIDIELEDYNGGLAQIRAQVEVGNIHWDVVDMEFADAVRGCDEGLLEPIDIDMLPPSPDGTPAIDDFAAESLTECGVGSIYWSSVYAYSEATIPGPKPTTMADFFDLETFPGRRGMRRVPQINLEWALIADGVPPDQVYATLDTPEGIDRAFAKLETIKDEVIWWEAGAQPPQMLADGEVIMTTAYNGRIFNAQVLENQPFVIVWDGQMLDVGQFGIVRGTPRLKEAMEYLAFATSAESLSRIGSRISYSPARKSGRPLVTTHVVAGIDMAPHMPANPANIQNALRYDSAWWVNHQDEMNERFSAWLVR; encoded by the coding sequence ATGAATTGCCCAATTAAATCAGTTGTTTTTTCGCTCTTGGTCGCCCTGTTGGCGATTGGGTGTAGTACGGATGCTCCTCGCTCCATCACAGTGGTATCTTGGGGAGGCGCGTTTGCACAAGCCCTCACTGAAGGGGCCAATATTCCCTTCGTCGAGGAGACCGGCATCGACATTGAACTCGAAGACTACAATGGAGGTCTCGCCCAAATCCGCGCACAGGTGGAAGTAGGCAATATTCATTGGGATGTAGTAGACATGGAATTTGCCGATGCGGTGCGAGGATGCGACGAGGGACTTCTGGAACCAATCGACATCGACATGTTACCGCCTAGCCCTGACGGAACACCCGCAATTGACGATTTTGCAGCTGAAAGCCTGACTGAATGTGGTGTCGGCAGCATCTATTGGTCAAGTGTGTATGCATACAGTGAAGCGACCATTCCCGGCCCCAAGCCCACTACGATGGCTGATTTTTTCGACTTGGAGACCTTCCCCGGTCGCCGGGGAATGAGGCGAGTACCGCAGATTAATCTTGAATGGGCCTTGATCGCAGACGGGGTACCTCCAGATCAAGTGTATGCCACGCTGGATACCCCCGAGGGAATTGACCGCGCTTTTGCGAAACTCGAAACGATTAAGGACGAGGTGATCTGGTGGGAAGCAGGTGCCCAGCCACCACAAATGCTTGCTGACGGGGAAGTGATCATGACCACAGCTTATAATGGTCGCATCTTCAATGCACAGGTGCTTGAAAACCAGCCATTCGTGATTGTGTGGGATGGACAGATGCTCGATGTGGGACAATTCGGAATTGTCCGAGGTACTCCGCGCCTCAAGGAGGCCATGGAATATCTTGCCTTCGCAACCAGTGCAGAATCATTGTCGCGGATCGGGAGTCGGATCTCATATTCCCCAGCGCGGAAGTCTGGAAGGCCACTGGTGACTACTCATGTGGTGGCTGGTATAGACATGGCACCACACATGCCAGCGAACCCCGCCAACATTCAGAATGCCCTACGTTATGACTCCGCTTGGTGGGTTAACCATCAGGACGAAATGAACGAGCGATTTAGCGCGTGGCTAGTCCGCTAA
- a CDS encoding carotenoid biosynthesis protein produces MTKPTPGCTFLDWLGFALLWLFTAAVLAGYGSFGLHPQLLAQAPSAASFYGTAFIIFSRGHVILAFLVLAGLLTPRIGLKWLPALVTACAVSLGMELMGTYTGFPFGGYEYTGLLGYRVANLVPLLIPFSWFMMAFPSYVLARRMASGKIMVWVLGAVLLTIWDLTLDPAMSDLTPYWRWDQPGPYYGMPLVNLLGWLGTGFLIMVGFHVLNVEKFADRIPTPIMEIYYVTVIVLSLGMTLLAGYWLAGILTLVAFAGIRIMLYRSNTRPGLTKSP; encoded by the coding sequence ATGACCAAACCTACCCCTGGCTGTACATTCCTTGATTGGTTAGGGTTCGCATTGCTTTGGTTGTTCACCGCTGCAGTCCTTGCTGGCTACGGCTCATTCGGGTTACATCCACAACTCTTGGCCCAGGCCCCCTCGGCTGCAAGTTTTTACGGAACTGCTTTCATCATTTTTTCACGCGGTCATGTGATCTTGGCCTTTCTGGTTCTCGCGGGATTGCTGACTCCTCGCATCGGCCTCAAATGGCTGCCCGCACTGGTAACTGCATGTGCGGTTTCGTTAGGAATGGAGTTAATGGGAACGTACACTGGATTCCCTTTCGGTGGGTACGAATATACAGGACTACTGGGGTATCGCGTCGCAAATCTAGTTCCACTGCTGATCCCCTTTAGCTGGTTCATGATGGCCTTCCCATCGTACGTCCTGGCAAGACGAATGGCCTCAGGAAAAATCATGGTCTGGGTCCTGGGTGCAGTCCTCTTAACCATCTGGGATTTAACGCTTGATCCTGCAATGAGCGACCTAACACCGTATTGGCGGTGGGACCAACCAGGTCCATACTATGGAATGCCCCTAGTAAACTTGTTGGGGTGGTTAGGAACCGGATTTCTGATTATGGTCGGTTTCCATGTGTTAAATGTTGAAAAGTTTGCAGACCGCATCCCGACGCCCATCATGGAGATCTACTATGTCACCGTGATCGTACTCTCACTGGGGATGACTCTCCTCGCAGGCTACTGGCTTGCCGGAATCCTGACCTTAGTCGCATTCGCAGGAATCCGAATTATGCTCTACCGAAGTAATACAAGACCAGGACTGACGAAATCTCCATGA
- the crtI gene encoding phytoene desaturase, translated as MIHKPNVQTQSNTPSHAKRRAVVIGSGFGGLAAAVRLQAAGIATTLIEQRAQVGGRAGQIIDSGYTFDTGPSLITAPPLLEEVFQAAGRSLEDYVTLVPLDPFYRVWFHDGTFLDYRSDLAQMKASMARFDPHDADRLEDFFSKLEPIYDSVITEGLGARPFDSLGMMAAFAPRVIRLGAWQPVARFVGQHFRNWRHHFLYSFHPLFLGGSPFRAPSIFLMIPYLEKEGGVWYAKGGMYSLVNGFAQLFQDIGGQVRLQTAVQRIDVSEGKGTRPKVTGIQILDKQKNTELSLPTDIVVSNADVEHTYSKLLDHVTCRRWTNSRLKKIHQSMSSFLLYLGVRRKYPQLSHHTIILGPRYKGLVQDIFDRKILSDDFSMYLHVPSRTEPAMAPPEGESIYILVPVPNLASGLDWDHTTDLMTDRVISALEKWGLEDLRTSIEVQHVFTPNDFESQYNSALGNAFGIEPRITQTAWFRPHNRSEDVEGLYLVGAGTHPGAGVPGVILSASATMHAIREDYGF; from the coding sequence GTGATCCACAAACCCAACGTGCAAACTCAATCAAACACTCCCTCCCACGCGAAACGTCGTGCCGTGGTGATTGGAAGCGGTTTTGGAGGACTCGCGGCTGCCGTTCGATTACAAGCAGCAGGCATTGCAACCACCTTAATCGAGCAGCGTGCTCAAGTAGGAGGAAGGGCTGGCCAAATTATTGATTCCGGCTATACATTTGACACAGGGCCCAGCCTCATCACAGCACCGCCACTGCTGGAGGAAGTCTTTCAAGCCGCAGGACGAAGTCTGGAAGACTATGTGACTCTTGTACCTCTTGACCCGTTCTACCGGGTCTGGTTTCATGATGGGACCTTCTTAGATTACAGATCCGATCTCGCGCAAATGAAGGCCTCTATGGCCCGGTTTGATCCACATGATGCGGACCGGCTGGAAGATTTTTTCTCTAAACTTGAACCCATCTATGATTCTGTGATCACAGAAGGCCTGGGAGCACGCCCCTTTGACTCACTCGGCATGATGGCGGCATTTGCCCCACGTGTAATTCGTCTGGGTGCATGGCAACCCGTAGCGAGATTTGTCGGACAACATTTCCGAAACTGGCGACACCACTTCCTCTACTCGTTTCATCCACTTTTTCTTGGAGGCAGCCCATTTCGTGCTCCATCCATCTTTCTCATGATCCCCTATCTCGAAAAAGAAGGTGGCGTGTGGTATGCAAAAGGGGGGATGTACAGCCTTGTCAATGGATTCGCACAATTATTTCAAGATATTGGCGGTCAGGTCCGTCTCCAAACCGCTGTGCAGCGTATCGATGTCTCTGAAGGAAAAGGGACACGTCCCAAAGTCACGGGGATCCAGATACTTGACAAACAGAAAAATACCGAATTGTCACTCCCCACAGACATTGTAGTCAGCAATGCTGATGTGGAGCACACATACAGCAAGCTGCTGGATCATGTTACGTGTAGACGCTGGACAAACTCCCGACTGAAAAAAATTCATCAGTCAATGAGTAGCTTTTTGCTCTACCTCGGAGTGCGGCGAAAATATCCTCAACTGTCTCATCACACCATCATCCTTGGACCGCGCTACAAAGGCTTGGTGCAAGATATTTTCGACCGAAAAATCCTGTCCGATGATTTCAGTATGTACCTGCATGTACCAAGCCGAACTGAACCGGCCATGGCACCTCCAGAAGGTGAGAGCATCTATATCCTTGTCCCCGTGCCAAATCTCGCTTCGGGTTTAGACTGGGATCATACCACTGACCTGATGACTGATCGCGTAATTAGCGCCCTCGAGAAATGGGGCCTGGAGGATCTGCGAACTTCGATTGAAGTCCAGCACGTCTTTACCCCGAACGATTTTGAATCTCAGTATAATTCTGCTCTGGGAAATGCCTTCGGCATTGAGCCAAGAATCACACAAACTGCCTGGTTTCGACCCCACAACCGAAGTGAGGATGTGGAGGGCTTATATCTGGTAGGTGCGGGAACTCACCCGGGGGCAGGAGTACCGGGAGTTATTCTATCAGCTAGCGCAACAATGCACGCCATCCGAGAAGATTATGGTTTTTGA
- a CDS encoding family 10 glycosylhydrolase, which yields MRHVIACLILGVALASGGCAQVAPPPKYETRGAWIATVINLDWPARGASSQSQINALRTMLVKLKAAGINMVMFQVRSEADAMYDSPYEPWSYWLTGSQGRAPDPFYDPLELAIEEAHALGMELHAWFNPYRANRGSNYTTHASHVTNTHPEWMIHAGRYTLLDPGRQAVRDYNVSIIMDVARRYDVDGVHIDDYFYPYPPDNISRTNADSVTFREESRGFTNIGDWRRDNVNLYIQQVADSLRAYDPTIKWGVSPFGIWRNGTPSGIVGLDAYSTIYADATAWIDDASIDYLVPQLYWRFGGGQDYARLAEWWISQIGDLHLYTGHGLYRADRSTFSGSGRFSAEEVPNQINFNRDHWGAIWGSVFFRAENITRYSSGNFVEQVQNDQFRYPALTPPMPWKDQTMPEAPTHLDVSWDGDQATLTWVADPDTPRFAVYRVLSATTPDPSVVARDARNLLGVTGRMTFVDRPGIAQDDWWYFVRGVSKNSIESAPSPLISLQGRATSVESQPIPEGPALSIYPTPFADQTRIAFTLNEAATVTVHIIDALGRSVQKLIRDRSLAPGSHEAIWTAGERLADGVYFVVLDVDGRRISSPVLLAH from the coding sequence ATGAGACATGTCATTGCATGCTTGATTCTCGGAGTGGCCCTGGCCTCGGGAGGATGCGCGCAGGTCGCACCGCCTCCAAAATACGAGACGCGAGGAGCGTGGATCGCGACCGTGATCAATTTGGACTGGCCTGCGCGGGGCGCATCCAGTCAAAGCCAGATAAACGCGCTGCGGACCATGTTGGTCAAGCTCAAGGCTGCGGGCATTAACATGGTGATGTTTCAGGTCCGGTCTGAAGCAGATGCGATGTACGATTCGCCGTACGAGCCGTGGTCATACTGGCTGACAGGGTCACAAGGGAGAGCACCGGATCCATTCTATGATCCATTGGAGCTAGCCATTGAAGAAGCACATGCTTTGGGCATGGAGTTGCATGCGTGGTTCAATCCGTACCGGGCCAACCGGGGCTCGAACTACACGACGCACGCCAGCCATGTGACAAATACGCACCCGGAGTGGATGATTCACGCGGGGCGGTATACCTTGCTCGATCCCGGCAGACAGGCGGTTCGGGACTACAACGTGTCCATCATCATGGACGTAGCCCGGCGCTATGATGTGGATGGGGTGCATATCGACGACTATTTCTACCCGTACCCGCCGGATAATATTTCGCGGACGAACGCTGACTCGGTGACATTCCGGGAGGAGAGTCGCGGCTTCACCAACATCGGCGACTGGCGGCGCGACAACGTCAACCTGTATATCCAGCAGGTAGCTGACAGTCTGCGGGCCTACGATCCCACTATCAAATGGGGCGTGAGTCCCTTTGGGATTTGGAGGAACGGAACGCCGTCGGGCATAGTCGGGCTTGACGCGTACAGCACCATCTATGCCGACGCGACCGCCTGGATTGACGATGCGTCGATCGATTACCTGGTCCCCCAGCTGTATTGGCGGTTCGGTGGCGGGCAAGATTATGCCAGACTGGCCGAATGGTGGATCAGCCAGATTGGCGACCTCCATCTGTATACTGGACACGGCCTGTATCGGGCTGACCGCAGCACATTCAGTGGCAGTGGACGGTTCAGTGCGGAGGAGGTGCCGAATCAGATTAACTTCAATCGAGACCACTGGGGGGCAATTTGGGGGAGCGTGTTTTTTCGTGCCGAAAACATCACTCGCTACTCCTCTGGGAATTTCGTAGAGCAGGTTCAGAACGACCAGTTCCGTTACCCGGCACTCACGCCGCCGATGCCGTGGAAGGATCAGACCATGCCGGAAGCTCCGACTCACCTGGACGTGTCTTGGGACGGCGATCAGGCTACATTGACTTGGGTAGCTGATCCGGATACGCCGCGCTTTGCAGTGTACCGTGTGCTAAGCGCTACGACGCCTGATCCGAGCGTGGTGGCGCGGGATGCACGCAATCTTCTGGGCGTGACCGGCAGAATGACATTCGTAGACCGGCCTGGCATTGCCCAGGATGATTGGTGGTATTTCGTGCGGGGCGTCAGCAAGAATTCGATTGAGAGTGCTCCCAGCCCTCTGATCAGCTTACAGGGCCGGGCCACCAGTGTCGAATCCCAGCCCATACCAGAAGGACCGGCGTTGTCCATCTATCCGACACCGTTTGCGGACCAAACCCGAATTGCTTTCACTCTGAACGAGGCCGCTACAGTCACCGTGCATATTATCGATGCCTTGGGCCGTAGCGTACAAAAACTGATACGGGACCGGTCGCTGGCCCCGGGTTCACACGAGGCAATCTGGACTGCTGGGGAACGGTTGGCTGACGGGGTGTATTTCGTGGTGCTAGACGTGGATGGGCGGCGGATTTCTTCGCCCGTATTACTCGCACACTAA
- a CDS encoding pyridoxal phosphate-dependent aminotransferase produces the protein MSGSFNPRVASMQPSATLAMAGRAKKLKRAGADVIALSAGEPDFNTPEPIAEAGIQAIRDGFTRYTQNPGMPELREAICAKFARENNLEYTPDQILCSNGAKQSVALAVSVLAAETDEVLIPAPYWVSYPEMTRFAGASPVIAHTTAETQYRLTPQALADAITERTRVLILCSPSNPTGSVYTLEELSALAEVLHKHEKIVVVSDEIYEHVIYDAVHIPIASLPGMLERTITVNGFSKCFAMTGWRLGYMAGPVEIVKQAAKLQGQFTSAPSSISQRAGIAALNMDQGPIRAMVQAFRERRDYLLERLRALPGVNVPKPEGAFYLFPQVSDYYGTVAPSGRVIYSSDDLCFYLLEEHLVALVPGAAFGDPDGIRISYASSMEDLQKASDRIETGLKELTRN, from the coding sequence ATGTCTGGATCATTTAATCCTCGTGTCGCGTCCATGCAACCCTCCGCTACGCTCGCCATGGCCGGGCGTGCAAAAAAACTCAAACGTGCGGGGGCCGATGTGATTGCCCTGAGTGCTGGAGAGCCCGATTTCAATACCCCGGAGCCGATTGCCGAAGCAGGTATCCAGGCAATTCGAGATGGCTTTACACGGTATACCCAAAATCCGGGGATGCCGGAGCTGCGAGAAGCCATCTGTGCAAAATTCGCACGTGAAAACAACCTGGAATACACACCAGACCAGATTCTCTGTTCTAATGGAGCAAAACAGTCGGTCGCTCTAGCTGTATCCGTGCTTGCCGCGGAAACAGACGAGGTCTTGATTCCTGCACCCTACTGGGTCAGCTACCCTGAAATGACCCGCTTTGCCGGTGCAAGCCCCGTCATTGCCCATACGACCGCAGAGACGCAATACCGCCTGACTCCGCAAGCCTTGGCAGATGCCATCACTGAGCGTACGCGTGTGCTGATCCTCTGCTCTCCCTCGAATCCTACGGGCTCAGTATATACCCTTGAGGAATTGAGTGCCCTCGCAGAAGTGCTGCACAAACATGAGAAGATTGTTGTTGTCTCAGATGAGATCTATGAGCATGTAATTTATGATGCGGTTCACATTCCAATCGCCAGCCTCCCTGGAATGCTAGAGCGCACGATCACGGTAAATGGTTTTTCCAAGTGCTTTGCCATGACCGGTTGGAGACTGGGTTATATGGCAGGGCCAGTAGAGATCGTGAAGCAGGCTGCCAAGCTGCAGGGGCAATTTACCTCTGCACCGAGCAGTATCTCCCAGCGGGCCGGAATCGCTGCACTCAATATGGATCAAGGACCCATTCGGGCGATGGTGCAGGCATTTCGCGAGCGTCGGGATTATTTGTTGGAACGATTACGTGCACTGCCCGGGGTGAACGTTCCCAAACCCGAAGGAGCATTCTACCTGTTCCCACAGGTCAGTGATTACTACGGCACAGTTGCTCCATCTGGCCGTGTCATCTATTCCAGTGACGACCTCTGCTTTTATCTACTTGAGGAGCATCTCGTGGCACTAGTTCCCGGTGCCGCCTTCGGGGATCCTGACGGGATCCGAATTTCCTATGCCTCCTCCATGGAAGATTTGCAAAAAGCATCCGATCGGATCGAAACAGGCCTAAAAGAACTGACCCGAAATTGA
- a CDS encoding site-2 protease family protein translates to MLTALPASQLLTRNRYLLHAGLFVVTLLSTALTGAVVFIGRSVAWEAGDAVLNIGGIPFTTAFLADAFTFGGALIAFLTIHEFGHYIAGRLHRVKTSLPYFIPSPLIGIGTLGAVISIREPIPNLTKLFDIGAAGPIAGFVMVLILLVWAMATLPSPEYMFGVGGHEPLLDYIRATGKFPETPISDAPSGGRLTLGATPLYWALTQVFPNVPPLYEMYHYPLLFAAWLGLFFTALNLMPVGQLDGGHIVYALFGPKWHARISRTFIFMMLSSMAVGAALVLPGMLITMTGSEQIGKILLWFILGAFLALCTRRVFGERWWLMTLTILVLASFASAVPDALNWFGYFGWFPWCLLLIFVVKVDHPPVPLSHPLTNRRRLIGYFTLAIFILCFSIKPLYSV, encoded by the coding sequence ATCCTCACTGCACTGCCGGCATCTCAATTGTTGACCCGTAACCGCTACCTGCTGCATGCCGGGCTATTTGTCGTAACGCTTCTCTCCACCGCCCTTACCGGCGCAGTGGTATTCATTGGTCGGAGCGTAGCCTGGGAAGCAGGAGATGCTGTGCTGAATATTGGCGGAATCCCATTTACTACGGCATTTCTGGCCGACGCATTTACGTTTGGTGGAGCACTGATCGCTTTTTTGACCATCCATGAATTTGGTCATTATATTGCCGGTCGGCTCCACCGTGTTAAAACCTCGCTCCCCTATTTTATCCCATCTCCCCTGATCGGGATTGGCACGCTTGGGGCTGTCATCAGTATCCGCGAACCGATCCCGAACCTGACAAAACTCTTTGATATTGGTGCTGCGGGGCCGATTGCCGGGTTTGTGATGGTCTTGATCCTTCTGGTCTGGGCAATGGCAACCTTGCCCTCCCCTGAGTATATGTTTGGCGTTGGAGGGCATGAACCGCTACTCGACTATATTCGAGCGACTGGAAAATTTCCAGAGACTCCAATTTCTGACGCTCCTTCAGGGGGGCGACTGACTCTGGGAGCAACCCCGCTGTACTGGGCACTTACACAGGTATTCCCAAATGTGCCTCCACTGTACGAAATGTACCACTATCCCCTCTTGTTTGCGGCTTGGCTGGGACTTTTTTTTACAGCACTTAACCTGATGCCCGTCGGCCAATTGGACGGAGGCCATATCGTCTATGCACTCTTCGGACCGAAATGGCATGCCCGAATCTCCCGTACATTCATTTTCATGATGCTCTCGTCCATGGCTGTGGGAGCTGCATTGGTGCTTCCCGGCATGCTCATTACCATGACTGGAAGTGAGCAGATCGGAAAAATCTTACTCTGGTTCATTCTCGGCGCATTTTTGGCGCTCTGTACACGTCGAGTATTCGGGGAACGGTGGTGGCTGATGACACTGACGATTCTCGTGCTTGCCTCCTTTGCATCGGCGGTGCCGGATGCGTTGAACTGGTTTGGGTACTTTGGCTGGTTCCCGTGGTGCCTGCTGTTGATCTTTGTGGTGAAGGTAGACCATCCGCCTGTTCCACTGTCCCATCCCCTCACAAACCGACGGCGGCTGATCGGCTATTTCACTCTGGCCATCTTTATTCTGTGTTTCAGTATCAAACCTCTTTACAGTGTATAA
- a CDS encoding PorV/PorQ family protein has protein sequence MRILVVLGLTLLAAPAMGQGTGLSFLRIGVNAHAGSMGDAQVSNVRNAFATYWNPAGLAGGSNSAAGSHRLWIGDVRVYDVAAQLPIGPNSAWGLALTATDSGDLEARTQPGEPDGLFGAQFISAGVSYARVLSGLRVGMTAKYLRERIFDTSASGYAVDFGVQADVLDGRLNFGAGLRNLGRMSPLETKRTPLPRLVQGGIALSPLQIITAFDEARLLDLMISIEASHLFDDRLTRLHLGCGVTIMELVDLRGGYISNDELRSYTFGIGLFFDSIDADYAYIPFEDGFDGPGHMLSLLYYW, from the coding sequence ATGCGCATACTTGTAGTCCTAGGACTGACCTTACTGGCTGCTCCCGCTATGGGACAGGGGACTGGTCTGAGTTTTCTGCGGATCGGGGTCAATGCACATGCAGGTTCAATGGGCGATGCACAAGTATCAAATGTTCGTAATGCCTTCGCAACCTACTGGAATCCAGCTGGATTAGCAGGAGGGAGCAATTCCGCGGCTGGATCTCATCGCCTATGGATCGGGGACGTCAGGGTCTATGATGTTGCCGCCCAGCTTCCAATCGGCCCCAACAGTGCGTGGGGCTTGGCATTGACTGCTACAGATAGTGGTGATCTGGAGGCACGAACTCAACCAGGAGAACCAGATGGCCTCTTCGGTGCCCAGTTTATTAGTGCTGGAGTGAGCTATGCACGCGTCCTAAGTGGACTACGAGTAGGGATGACCGCCAAATATCTCCGTGAGCGGATATTTGATACGAGTGCGTCAGGGTATGCAGTAGATTTTGGGGTTCAGGCAGATGTTCTTGATGGACGCCTGAATTTCGGGGCAGGACTCCGTAATCTCGGCCGTATGAGCCCCCTGGAAACGAAACGGACCCCCCTCCCGCGTCTAGTACAAGGAGGCATTGCCCTGTCACCACTGCAAATCATCACCGCATTTGACGAGGCCCGCCTTCTGGACCTGATGATAAGTATTGAAGCTTCTCACCTATTCGATGATCGCCTAACACGATTACACCTTGGATGCGGAGTCACAATCATGGAGTTGGTTGACCTGCGTGGTGGCTATATCTCCAACGATGAACTGCGGAGCTACACTTTTGGGATTGGATTGTTCTTTGACAGCATTGACGCGGATTATGCGTACATTCCCTTTGAGGACGGATTTGATGGCCCTGGACATATGCTGAGCCTTTTGTACTACTGGTAA